A stretch of DNA from Schizosaccharomyces osmophilus chromosome 2, complete sequence:
ACTACGATTTGCTCGATATAGTTACAATTTTCTAAATCTCTGAGACAgttattttggaaaataccATGCGAGCCCATGACGATAACACGTTTCGCGCCGCAGCGTTTTACCAAATGTTCGGCAGCTATGATAAAAGTGGTAGGGTTCTCAATCATATCGTCCATCAATAAGGTGGTTTTGCCCCGAACATCACCAACCAAGGTGATCATACGCTCGGTAAAGATAGAAGCAgacattattttttcctcttcttcatcatcgCTGGGACATCCACCCTGAGAATAGGTGTTTTCCAATTGGCAATCCTCGGAAACATTACTAGCAGGAGTACCGACAACCTCCTCATCATCCACGATGTGTCCCAATAAGTATTTGGATGTGTGAATACGTGGATGATCGGGGTGCCTATTGGTAACTCGTTGTTCTTCCATGATAGATTCATCCATAGTACGGGGGAAATGAGAGCGTCTGCTTCTATCCGTATTACACAAAGCAAATTCCAAACCTAGCGTATCTGCCATGCTGGTTACCCGCTTGGCGCCACCAGGGCTTTTCGATACCACAACTGCTTCTTGCCAGTCCTCGACATTTCTGCGGATCCATTCGGCAATGTTGGGCTCGGCATATAGGTTATCGACTGGACGAGTGAAAAACCCTTGCATTTGGGATGCGTGCAAGTCTAAAGTGATGATATGATCAACTCCAGCTACGGTTAATAAATTCGCAACCATTCTGGCAGTGATTGCATCACGGTACTTTCTCATTTTTGACTGCTTGGAGTAAGGAAAATAAGGCATTACAGCCGTGATCCTCCTAGCAGAACCACCTTTGCAAGCGTTAATTATAATGAGCAACTCCATTAAACTGTCGTTCACAGTAGAGCTACCGCTTTGGAGGACAAAAACATCTTTGTCACGTACAGAATCATGAATCTCTACACTTGTTTCCCCATTCGAAAATCGCTTCAAGGACACCTCACAAGGCTTAATCCCTAACCGTTGTGAAATCAAGCGCAACAGTTCCGGATGCGAAGTCCCCCCAATAATTGCTGCACTCTTCATCCTCTCAACCTCGTTTTCGTTGTGTTCAGTCACTTTTCCGACTAATATCTCTCCTTTTTACGATTCGGGAATCGTATTCAGCAATTTCTTTCGTCTCAACTCAAGcaaacttttcttcaaattttacCGGCCTCTTATCAGGAACGTAGAACTTTTTACGCAACTTGTTTCCGTATAATCATAAGTTGGAAGTTGGATTTAATTTATCTTACTTTTCGGTTGCCCAAGTCTCAATAAGAGAATAATTTAGGAAACTGCAACGATCTACTTACGGTCTTATAAGGTAACATAACACAACTCTTTATTCCGATAGGTATTGGAAGTGTTTGGTGTACATTCCATACCAGAGCCTATACTATACTTGTTTAAGTTACAACAGAGTGTACGGTAAACGGCTGACTTGTCGACGAAATGAATTCAATTTTAACAAAATATACGGAAAAAGCTTCTAATGACGGAGAGGAATGTGTAGAGGATGAAAgatttcaaaacaatttcaaCATCGTTCCAGTTCCTGAAGCTTCTCTGTTCTTGCGAAGTCTGACAGATGAAACTCAGAATCGAAGCTGCTTAATCAAAATGAACCACGGTACAACTACTCTTGCGTTTCGTTATCAACATGGTATTGTGGTATGTGTCGATTCCCGTGCCTCAGCAGGTCCTTTGGTCGCTTCACAAACTGTAAAGAAAGTCATTGAAATCAACCCATATCTTTTAGGTACATTGGCTGGTGGTGCTGCTGATTGTCAGTTTTGGCAAACCGTTTTGGGTATGGAGTGCCGTCTGCACCAACTTCGTAATAAGGAATTGATTTCCGTCTCCGCGGCTAGCAAAATTTTAGCAAACATCATGTATTCGTACAAGGGTTACGGTCTCAGTATGGGTACAATGCTTGCAGGAACCGGAAAGGGCGGTACAGCTTTATACTATATTGACAGTGACGGTACTCGTCTTAAGGGAGACGTGCTATCTGTCGGTTCTGGTTCCACCTTTGCTTATGGTGTTCTTGACTCTGGCTACAACTGGaatttatcaaaagaagatgctTTGAACCTTGGCCGTCGATCCATTGTTGCAGCCACTCATAGAGACGCCTATTCTGGTGGTAGTTTAAATCTATACCATATTGACGAAAACGGTTGGCAATTCCATGGCAACTTTGATGTTGATAAACTCATATGGGAAGCAAAGGATACAGAAGGCTCTTTTGCTCATATTCCTCGAtaaatgaatatttttttcatattgaAAAGCCATAGACAGGTAAAGTCTTGAAGGTTCAGATATATCCAAACTTTTTATTGGTCTTTAGTCAATGTTGATGTGAAACTTTGCGCACGGAAACAAATATCAAGCTTCAGACAGATATATTTGAACCTTGTAAAACCTCGCGAGTTCTTGATGAACCGAAGCGATTTCGTTGTCGTTTCCTTTGATGTCCTATTTCAAGTCtatcatttcttttgctacGATTATAGattttccttatttttttatttcaatgaGATAATGGCCATCCCATTACCCTTTAAATACTATACTATATATTTTCTCAGTGTTGAGTTATTCATTTCGACAGCAGTGACCGGAAGCAACTGCAGCCTTTTCCGTTTCACGAGACTtatagaataaaaagtagattttcttttcccaTCTGTTTCAAACAACTGTCCActacaataaaaaaagtaacaGAAGAATATTGTTCATGAGAGATGGATAATGAGGTACTTTCAATATCGTTAAACAGCAATATCCAAATGGATACGTTTATTCCTCAAGGAACCTAGCTTTTATTCATACAGTACATTCTGCCAAATTCAGGtattacttttcttttatattgtATTTGGTAAAGGATGGATGTCAATTCGTACTCAGGAAGCGATCAACTCATTCATGATGATCTCAACGTTCAACAAATAGATGCTGACGAAGATTTGCTGGAAGAATTTCCTGATGACACAGAGGTATGCGCATTTTACTAATGTCTTTTTAGTAGTATTTTGAGTGGGTAACTAACAATGGGACTGAGTAGGTGATCGACTTGGTGCAATCGCGAATCACCAGTATTAAAGCCTTGGGACTTGAAAGATTCCATCGGCTTGATAGCTTATGTCTTCgacaaaaccaaataagGAAAATTGAATGTTTACCGAAGAATCTCACAGAGCTAGATTTATACGACAACCTGCTTCGTCAGATCGAGAACCTAGACGAGCAAGTTCACCTAAAAAACTTGGATTTATCATTTAACAATATAAAAGTAATCGAAAATGTAAGCCACTTGAAAGAGCTAGAAAATCTGTATTTCGTTCAGAACCGAATTCGCAAAATCGAAAACTTGGAGGGATTAACAAAGCTCGAGAATTTGGAGTTAGGCGGAAACAAAATTCGCGCGATTGAAAACTTAGACACTTTGACAAACATCGACAAGCTTTGGCTTGGTAAAAATAAGATTACCAAGTTGGAAAACCTGGAAAAACTTCAGCgactttctcttttatcTATTCAAGCCAATAGAATCACTAGATTCGAGAATTTGAATTGCTTGTCTCATTGTCTTCGTGAATTGTACATTTCACATAATGGCcttacttcttttgaaggcATCGAAGTCCTGGAAAACTTACAAGTTCTTGACGTCTCCAATAACTATATTAAGCATCTTTCTCACTTGAAAggattaaaaaatttacaagAGTTCTGGGCGAGTAGCAATGAATTTGATTCATTCCAGGAAATTGAGGACGAACTCAGTGGATTGGAGAAACTTGAGACCGTTTATTTTGAGGGTAATCCACTTCAAAAATCTAATCCTGCCCTATATAGAAACAAAGTTCGGCTTTGTCTACCTaaccttcttcaaattgaTGCTACACCTACGCGGTAATATACTACTTCCTTTGTTATTTTCTAAgtcttcgttttcattcctttctCTGCAACAATCGCTGCCACTACAACAAAAGATtagcttttccttttgttcatCGTTTAAATTCCATATATTATGATCATATAAAAACCATTGTCTTGATGTTTCTATGAAGTTATACCAATACACAGTGGAATCTTGATACAATAAAACATGTTATTGATCAACTTTTTTGTAACCAATTATTGGCTAAACTAAATGATTTGGCCACCAGGttcatagaaaaaaattgaattaaaGTCTACACCAGcagattttcttttgagaTGCCGatgtaaaataaaagcaaataaacaacTTTTAAAGATTCTGtacaatttaaaaaatattaaacaATGATCaatctttttgtaaatttttatatttacgGGTTTCATAAAATATCGTGTTAAATAATTCTTATCATGATATCTCGTTACTTGAGATGTTACTTGATGCCTTTTAATTCCCACGCGGACGCGTGTTGAACTTGGATTTCTCCAGTACCAACAACCAATACTCGGTTGCCCCTTCTCCTTCCTAGAACCATACATTTAATTTAGAATGAGACCTGAAGTTGAGCAAGAGCTTGCTCATACCCTATTGCTCGAGCTTCTGGCTTACCAGTTTGCATCTCCTGTAAGATGGATTGAAACTCAAGATGTTATCCTCTCCCCTCCCGTATCAGCAGAGCGTCTAGTCGAAATTGGCCCTAGCCCTACTCTTTCTGGTATGGCTAGACGTACTTTGAAGCTGAAGTACGAAAATATGGATGCTGCTTTGAGTATTAATCGTGAAGTCTTGTGTTATGCAAAGGACGGTCGCGAAATCTACTATAACTTTGAAGATGAGATGCCTGATGAGCCTGCTCCTGCTAAGCCTGCCGAAACTGGAGCTGCCCCGGCTGCCGCTTCTGCTCCCGCTCCAGCTGCTGCTCCTGCTCCGGCCGCTGCTCCAGCTGCTGCTTCTGGCCCAGCTGCGGAGTTACCTGATGAACCTCCTAAAGCTGTCGAAGTTCTTCATTCCCTTGTTGCACAAAAACTCAAGAAGAGCATTGAAGAGAtttctttgcaaaaatCTATTAAAGATCTTGTTGGTGGTAAGTCTACCCTTCAAAACGAGATCTTGGGTGATTTGCAAAAGGAGTTTGGTGCTACCCCAGAAAAACCAGAAGAAGTTCCTTTGGACGAGCTTGCTGGCGTCTTACAAATGTCTTTTAGCGGCTCCCTTGGAAAGCAATCAAGCTCTTTGATTTCCCGTAtggtttcttcaaagatGCCCGGTGGTTTTAATAATTCCGCTGTTCGTGGTTACTTGAGCTCTCGCTTCGGCCTCGGTACTGGGCGTACTGAGTCGGTTCTTTTGCTAGGTTTGACCATGGAACCTGCTTCTCGTCTACCATCAGAGGCAGACGCCAAAGCCTGGCTTGACTCTGTGTCCCAAAAATACGCCTCTCGTGCTGGTGTTACCCTCTCTGCTCCCAGCACCGAGGGTTCTTCTTCCGGTGGTTCGTCCGCTGTTATCGATGAAGAAACTTTCAAGAAGCTTACAAAGGGCAATACTATGCTTGTTACCCAACAACTAGAGTTATTCGCTCGCTATCTTAACAAAGACTTGCGTGCTGGTGACAAAGCTAATGTTGCCGAGAGAGCTGTTTCTGACGCCTTGCGTGCTCAGTTAGATCTCTGGAATCTTGAACACGGTGAATTTTATGCTTCTGGTATTGCTCccatcttttcttctttgaagGCTCGTGTTTATGATTCTGACTGGAACTGGGCTCGTCAGGATGCTCTTAAAATGTTCTTCGATATTATTTTTGGTCGTCTTAAACATGTTGATACCGAAATTGTCGCTCGTTGTATTTCTATTATGAACCGTTCTAATCCTCTTTTACTTGAATTTATGCAATACCATATCGATCATTGCCCCTCTCAAAATGGCGAAACTTATCAACTCGCCAAAACTTTGGGCCAACAACTCATTGATAATTGCAAAGGTGTACTTGAGTCTCCACCTGTATATAAGAATGTTAATCACCCTATGGCTCCCTCAACCACTATTTGTGAGCGTGGCTATTTGAACTATGAAGAAGTACCCAGAGCCGGTGTTCGTAAGCTTACCCATTATGTTACCGAGATGGCCAAGGGTGGAAAATTACCAGCTGAATCTAAGAATACTGCTAAGGTCCAAAATGACTTGGCTCATATTTACCGCATTATCAAGGATCAAAATAAGATGTCTCGTTCCTCCAAGTTACAAATCAAGCAACTCTATGGTCAGGTTCTTCATGCACTTAACCTTCCTTTACCTTCTTCTGATGAAGCTACTCCAGTAAAGGAAACTATTCCTTTCTTACATCTTAAGAGAAAGTCTAGTGATGCCTTTGAATTCAGCAAAAGTTTCACCGGTGTTTATCTGGACGTCTTGGAAAATGGTGCCAGAAATGGTATTACTTACCAAGGAAAGTATGCTCTTGTCACCGGAGCTGGTGCTGGTTCTATTGGTGCCCAACTCGTTGAAGGTCTTATTGCAGGTGGTGCTAAGGTCGTTGTTACCACTTCTCGTTTCTCTCGTAAGGTCACTGAGTTTTATCAATCCATGTTTACTCGTCATGGAAGTCGCGGTTCCGCTTTAATTGTTGTTCCATTCAACCAAGCATCGAAGCAAGATGTCGAAGCTCTCGTCGATTATATTTTCGACGAAAAGAACGGTCTTGGATGGAATTTAGATTTCATTGTTCCTTTTGCTGCCGTCCCCGAAAATGGTCGCGAAATTGACAACATTGACTCTCGTTCTGAATTTTCTCACCGCATCATGCTTACCAATATCCTTAGATTACTAGGTGCCGTTAAGCAACAAAAGGAATCTCGTGGTATGGACACTCGTCCCGCCCAAGTTATCCTTCCCCTTTCTCCTAATCACGGTACATTTGGCAATGACGGTCTTTATTCCGAGTCTAAGCTTGGTTTGGAGACTCTCTTCAACCGTTGGTCTTCTGAGTCTTGGGGCAACTACTTGACCATTTGTGGTGCCGTCATAGGCTGGACTCGTGGTACTGGTCTGATGGCTCCTAATAATATTGTCTCTCAAGGCATTGAGAAATACGGTGTTCGCACCTTCTCTCAAACTGAAATGGCCTTCAATATTTTGGGTTTGATGTCTCAAAAGATTGTCGACCTTTGTCAAACCGAGCCTGTTTATGCCAATCTTAACGGTGGTCTTGAACTCCTTCCTGATCTCAAGAATCTTAGTACCCGTCTCCGTGGCGAACTTTTGGAAACTGCTGAAGTCCGCCGCGCTGTAGCTGCTGAAGCTTCTTTCGATCATAAAATCACCAACGGTCCTGGTTCTGACAGAATATACCAGAAAACCACTGTTCAACCCAGAGCTAACCTGAAGTTTGAATTCCCCAAGCTCAAGTCATATGAAGCTCTTTCTCATCTCTCTGATCTCCGTAATATGGTTGATTTAGAAAACGTTGCCGTAGTAACTGGCTTTTCTGAGGTTGGACCATGGGGTAACTCTCGCACTAGATGGGATATGGAATGTTATGGtgaattttctttagaagGTTGCATAGAAATCGCATGGATTATGGGTCtcatcaaaaatttcaacGGTGTTGGTAAGAACGGTAAACCTTATTCTGGCTGGATTGATGCAAAGACTGGCGAGCCTGTCGACGATAAAGATGTTAAAGGCAAGTACGAAAAGTACATCTTGGAGCATTGTGGTATTCGTATTATTGAGCCTGAACTCTTTAAAGGATATAACCCTGATAAGAAGGAATTACTCCAGGAAGTCGTTATTGATCACGACCTCGAACCATTTGAGGCATCCAAGGAAGCTGCCCATGAGTTCAAGCTTCGTCACAATGATAAtgttgaaatttttgaaattcctGACTCCAGTGAATGGTCCGTTCGCTTCAAACGTGGTACTACCATGTTGGTTCCTAAAGCCCTTCGTTTTGATAGATTCGTAGCTGGGCAAATCCCATTGGGTTGGGATCCTAAACGTTTTGGTATTCCTGACGACATCATCTCACAAGTCGACCCCACCACTTTATATGTTTTGGTTTCTACTGTTGAGGCTCTGATTTCTTCTGGTATCACCGATCCTTATGAATGTTATAAATATATTCATGTCTCTGAACTTGGTAATACTATCGGCTCTGGTATTGGTGGTATGTCCGCTTTACGTGGAATGTACAAAGATCGTTGGACAGATAAGCCAGTTCAAAAGGACATTTTGCAGGAATCTTTCATTAACACTGCTAATGCTTGGATTAACATGCTTCTCCTTTCTGCTTCTGGCCCTATTAAAACTCCCGTTGGTGCTTGTGCCACCGCCGTTGAGTCCGTTGATGCAGCTGttgatttgatttcttctGGTAAGGCTCGTATCTGTATTAGCGGTGGTTTCGATGACTTCTCTGAGGAAGGATCGTACGAATTTGCTAATATGGGTGCAACCGTTAATGCTGCCGAAGAAACTAAGCGTGGACGTACTCCTCAAGAAATGTCTAGACCCGCTACCACTACCCGTAATGGTTTTATGGAATCTCAAGGTGCTGGTGTTCAAATTGTCATGCAAGCCAAACTCGCTATTGATATGGGTGTTCCCATTCATGGTATAGTCGGGCTTGTTAATACTGCTATGGACAAGCAAGGTCGCTCAATTCCTGCTCCTGGTAAGGGTATCTTGACTGGTGCTCGTGAGGTTGCCTCTAAGGTTCCTTTGCCTCTCCTTGACATTAAATTCCGTGCTCGTCAACTTCAACGTCGTCGTCAACAAATTGGTGACTGGGCTGAACGTGAATATCTTTATCTAGATGAGGAGCTTGAAGCTATGAAAGTTCAAGATCCTGAATTGGAAATCAGCGTTTATCGCACCGAGCGCATTAACGTTATCGGGGAAGAAGTTGCTCGCCAAGAGAAGGAAGCTCTTAATACTTTCGGTAATGAGTTTTACAAGCGTGATCCTACTATTTCTCCTCTTCGCGGTGCTTTGGCTGTTTGGGGTCTTACCATTGATGACTTGGGTGTCGCTTCGTTCCATGGTACATCTACTGTTGCcaacgaaaagaatgaatgtGATGTTATAAACAGTCAATTAACACATCTTGGTCGCTCAAAGGGTAACGCAATTTACggtgttttccaaaaatacCTCACTGGCCACAGCAAGGGTGGTGCTGGTGCCTGGATGCTTAACGGTGTTTTGCAAATTCTCAACAGTGGTTATGTTCCTGGTAACCATAATGCTGATAACATTGACCAATACTTGTCTAAGTTCGACCGTGTTATGTTCCCTAGTGAAGGTATTCAAACGGATGGAATTAAGGCTGCTTCCGTCTGCGCTTTCGGTTTCGGACAAGTTGGTGGTCAGGTCATTGCTATTCACCCTGATTACCTTTTTGCCACTTTAGACAAGTCAGCTTATGAGAGTTACATTGCTAAAACTTTGGACCGTTATAAGGCTTCGTATCGCTATACTCACGATGCCTTGGTTTATAACAACCTTGTTCGTGCCAAGACTGCCCCTCCTTATACCGCTGATCAAGAACATGATGTTTATCTTAACCCTCTTGCACGCGTTGTCAAGGGTAAGGATGGATTATATTCTTTCCCTACTTCTCTTCCTGCCGAAGCTAAAGTCTCCAAATCCAATGAAACAACCAAGGCTATTGAAGCTTTGGCTAGTAACATGACGAAACCAAACCAGAATGTTGGTGTCGATGTGGAGCTCATTTCTTCGATAAACGTGGAAAATGAAACCTTccttgaaagaaatttcaCCGATGCTGAGCGTTCTTATTGTGAAGCTGCTGCCAACCCTCAATCTAGCTTCGCTGGCCGTTGGTCGGCTAAAGAGGCTATCTTCAAGTCTCTTGGTGTCGCTAGCAAGGGTGCAGGATGTGCATTGAACGAGATTGAAATTGTTGTCTCCTCAACTGGAGCTCCTGAGGTTGTTTTACACGGAGAAGCTGCCTCTGCTGCTTCCACTGCTGGTGTCAAGAGTGTTTCTGTTAGTATTTCTCATGATGATGTCCAAAGCGTCAGTGTCGCTATTGCTCAAAAGTAATTTGCCTACGATAATATACCCGCGCATCATTTAATGCTCTATCTATCTTGAATTTAGGCATGCTCTTTTTGTCATTATATATCTAATTTAGAGCACATACTATGTAGTCAATGTAATATAATACCCGTTTACACattataaacaaattaaGTTGGTAAGTACTAAGTAATCTAAACGTAGCGGAATTaacaataaataattatCTTAAGCTATTTCATGTTCTTCGTAAATTTCTGATAACCAGGCAGCCGTTGTCAGTTCATCAAATTGAACAGGACCACCATAAGTTTCCagattgtttttttgaaataaaatatcCATTAGGTGCCCAACAGATGTCCAACCGTAAGCATTAGGAAATCGTCTTCTAACGAAAAGACTATTGTGAGCATCACCATCCAAATGGACAGATACCTTTCTCCATGATTGTCGATGCCAATTGGAAGATATAATATTTTCGTTGAGTAGAAAATCCGTAGCCGTCAATGATGGCTTGTGGTCGTTTGCTAAAAACGGGTCAATATCGTGGGCCTCAACGCTCATAGCTTCGCACATTTCATCAGAAACTATAGCGTTAAAAGATTTGAACtttaaaaagtaaatagaAGAAGGAACAGCTGGAATAAGCAAATTCGTAACAGTATTGATCAAACGGTTAGCTAATCCAGATAGAGTACTCGTGGATTTCGATTTTTTCGTAGGATACGAGTAAGCCCGTGTTGGTTCATTTGCAGCTTCCGCTGCCCTATTTTCGAGCTTTGAGTCTTTTAAGTTTTGAGCGGTTGATAATTCATTAGTGGCATCATCGGGAAGGGAATGTTGGGATGAAGGAGTACTAAATAGGCCAGCTAATGCTTTAAAGgcatttgaaaatgatgagctctttgttttcgaaGGAATCTCGGAATTGGGGATAGTGTCAGAACAACGATGCCTTTCAGATGTAATATTGGCATAATGCGTACCGTCTGTAGGTTGGCCCGCAGAAGGGATATCCAAATGATCATGCGATCCAGCAGgcaaatttttctttcgatttTCTATATTACCATCCAACTGACCTAAAGAATTAGGTTTTATAGCACTGGTGCCGTATGGAACAATGTAATCATTTGTTGTGTTGGCAAAAAGTGTTCGATGCTCAAAAAGAGACACTGCCTGATGAAAAGGTGAAGCAGGATCAGACATCACGACTAAAAATGGTCTTGGCTCTATGGGATGCGCACTAGACGTTAATGCTAGGTCCTGGCCAGTACGACCGATGATACCATAAGATAAGGCCTTTCCAACATAGAACGGATGTTCAGCTGCAACCCCAAGCCAAGGAGTGGCTAATGTGACGAAATGAAGAGGATGAACAGCTTGGAAAAAGCGACCGTGAGTTTTTGCATGCACGTATCCTGCTGCATACGTTTGAACTAGACCTCCTAAGGAGTGCCcgacaaaagaaatatgaGAATACCTAGGAAAAGAGCTTGTTCCCCAACCAAGTATTTCGAGGAGCCATTCAGCAAGTCGTTTCCCAAGCCATCGGACTCCTTTGTCTGTTTGGCAATAATTCCCCCTGTATCCTCGTACAACCACAAGTTCGCCGTTTTCGTCCGCAGACTTTATAATTTGCTCTTTTAAGTACTCCATATCAGCGCCAACATTGGAGTGCATTCCATGAGTTAAGATTACCAAATGCGACTTATCGGCTTGAAATGAAGAGGGGGGTATTTTCCATAAAGCAGATGGACTAGTGTGTTCTATATGAAGGGATGGGAACGCATGCAGGGTATCGACTTCAGCAGCCGACATGGCACGAATGGATTGCTGCGTGGTCGCAATGGCTATTTCAAAACTAACACGGCAGTCTCTGAAAATAGCTTGGCTAGCAATTTCGATGTGTATTGGCTTATTATTTGAGTAGCATGCATAAGGAATGCAGACCCAGAAACTAGACGATGGTTGTACCTGTGGTTCAAAGCTCAAAAGGGAATTTTCTTCAGAGCAAAAAAAGTCATTCCATACACTTACACATAAAGTAAAAGGACCTTGAAGGTAGGACGCTTTTCGAAACCGAGGTTCTTTGTTTCTGACTCGCACCCAAACAACTGAAGTTGGGGATCGGGTTAAAGGGACTGTATGATCAGTGGCGGAAGAGCGACGAACGGAATAAGGTAATTCATTCTCCGATGTAGGAGAGCTTTGTTGCAAGTCTTTGGTATTTATCGCAGTCTTTGATGATGGCATATCACTAGATTGGGATACACGAGGCTTCCCTTCAGGCCTAATAGGGGGTTGATGAACAGTACTTGGTAAAGCAGAATATCTGTCCGGGGCCAGGGAAAAAGACTTTAAGGAAGAATGAACGGAACTTGAGATGGTAGGCTCATTCTTTGATTCTTCGAAGTCTGATGGGCCATTGCGGAGACCCAAAAGAGATGTAGAAGTTGGCTGAAGGGTTGAATTCcttgtattttcttctttatgtGAGGGTTCTACAGTGGCATTGGTTTCAATACAGACACGAAACCGATGAATTTCACCCAGAGAAGCTAGAACTAGTTAGTAAAACTAAAcataaacaataaaaaaagtttcaaatTCACATTCGCTTCGCCATCTCTCCACATGCACTCTCCCTTTCTTTATCCTGCAAACATTTCTCTTATTCATCCAAAGGAATAACGAAGTCGGACGAAAAAATGCGTATCGCAGTGAATCTTGAAAAGAGATATAATGAATAATATAAACGGTTCCAACAGTTCTGAAACTCCTTTTACGAAACTTACCATCATCTCGCTGTACATAAATGTTCATATTCACCAAGTACCAAGAAGGGCCTCAAAGAAATTCAAGTAGAGCcagaataaaaattaagagcgtaaaccaagaaaaatttaGTAAACGAAGACAAGGATTAACTCGAAAATCATAAAGAACAACTTTGCCAAAGAAAGATCGTTTCTCTGGAATTGTAAAGCACGAAGAGTCTTGTTTCAATCGCAAAAGCTTGCACTTCAAAATCCTcgctttgaagaaattgacgTCTTTGTGTTtcagaataaaaagaaattgcttGTAATATTCTCTTTTCAGGATTCCCTGGTTAAatcaaggaagaaaaacacTTGTATCGAACGATTTTAAAAGCAACCAAAATGGTGAGTGACAAGGATGGAGGTTGTTGGGAAAAGACCCAATGcgtaaacaagaagaatgatAACTAATAATTAGTCGTACAACGGAATTGGATTGCAAACTCCTCGTGGGTCAGGGACAAATGGTTATGTGATGCGTAATTTGTCGAACGTAAAGCGATATAACAATACTGGAACCAAAAAGATGCACGAGTATGATGAAAAGACGCTAACGAAACGAAGAATCGACCCAGAAATAAGCAAACATGAGCGTCGGCGGCAAATTGAATCGAAAGTGTTGTTGTTTCGAGAGGAATTGCTAGCACATACGGAGCCCCAACAGACTCGGTATCCCGAGGAAGAGGATATAGAGAGAAAAGAggtagaagaagaagaaagaggaaaaagagaTGAAAATATTGAAGCGTTAGTGCAGGAATATCGTGAAAAATTGTGGAAAGAAtccgaagaagaagatcGGTACCATGAGAAAAACAACTTCGAGTCCCTGATGCACGATGACGATGAGGTTTCAGGTTCCCGCGGTCGGAATGACTACCATGGACACGAAaggaagaatcaaaaatacaaaggaAGACTAGAAAGTAGAAGAGATATAAGTCCTATGTCAGCC
This window harbors:
- the fas2 gene encoding fatty acid synthase alpha subunit Fas2; this encodes MRPEVEQELAHTLLLELLAYQFASPVRWIETQDVILSPPVSAERLVEIGPSPTLSGMARRTLKLKYENMDAALSINREVLCYAKDGREIYYNFEDEMPDEPAPAKPAETGAAPAAASAPAPAAAPAPAAAPAAASGPAAELPDEPPKAVEVLHSLVAQKLKKSIEEISLQKSIKDLVGGKSTLQNEILGDLQKEFGATPEKPEEVPLDELAGVLQMSFSGSLGKQSSSLISRMVSSKMPGGFNNSAVRGYLSSRFGLGTGRTESVLLLGLTMEPASRLPSEADAKAWLDSVSQKYASRAGVTLSAPSTEGSSSGGSSAVIDEETFKKLTKGNTMLVTQQLELFARYLNKDLRAGDKANVAERAVSDALRAQLDLWNLEHGEFYASGIAPIFSSLKARVYDSDWNWARQDALKMFFDIIFGRLKHVDTEIVARCISIMNRSNPLLLEFMQYHIDHCPSQNGETYQLAKTLGQQLIDNCKGVLESPPVYKNVNHPMAPSTTICERGYLNYEEVPRAGVRKLTHYVTEMAKGGKLPAESKNTAKVQNDLAHIYRIIKDQNKMSRSSKLQIKQLYGQVLHALNLPLPSSDEATPVKETIPFLHLKRKSSDAFEFSKSFTGVYLDVLENGARNGITYQGKYALVTGAGAGSIGAQLVEGLIAGGAKVVVTTSRFSRKVTEFYQSMFTRHGSRGSALIVVPFNQASKQDVEALVDYIFDEKNGLGWNLDFIVPFAAVPENGREIDNIDSRSEFSHRIMLTNILRLLGAVKQQKESRGMDTRPAQVILPLSPNHGTFGNDGLYSESKLGLETLFNRWSSESWGNYLTICGAVIGWTRGTGLMAPNNIVSQGIEKYGVRTFSQTEMAFNILGLMSQKIVDLCQTEPVYANLNGGLELLPDLKNLSTRLRGELLETAEVRRAVAAEASFDHKITNGPGSDRIYQKTTVQPRANLKFEFPKLKSYEALSHLSDLRNMVDLENVAVVTGFSEVGPWGNSRTRWDMECYGEFSLEGCIEIAWIMGLIKNFNGVGKNGKPYSGWIDAKTGEPVDDKDVKGKYEKYILEHCGIRIIEPELFKGYNPDKKELLQEVVIDHDLEPFEASKEAAHEFKLRHNDNVEIFEIPDSSEWSVRFKRGTTMLVPKALRFDRFVAGQIPLGWDPKRFGIPDDIISQVDPTTLYVLVSTVEALISSGITDPYECYKYIHVSELGNTIGSGIGGMSALRGMYKDRWTDKPVQKDILQESFINTANAWINMLLLSASGPIKTPVGACATAVESVDAAVDLISSGKARICISGGFDDFSEEGSYEFANMGATVNAAEETKRGRTPQEMSRPATTTRNGFMESQGAGVQIVMQAKLAIDMGVPIHGIVGLVNTAMDKQGRSIPAPGKGILTGAREVASKVPLPLLDIKFRARQLQRRRQQIGDWAEREYLYLDEELEAMKVQDPELEISVYRTERINVIGEEVARQEKEALNTFGNEFYKRDPTISPLRGALAVWGLTIDDLGVASFHGTSTVANEKNECDVINSQLTHLGRSKGNAIYGVFQKYLTGHSKGGAGAWMLNGVLQILNSGYVPGNHNADNIDQYLSKFDRVMFPSEGIQTDGIKAASVCAFGFGQVGGQVIAIHPDYLFATLDKSAYESYIAKTLDRYKASYRYTHDALVYNNLVRAKTAPPYTADQEHDVYLNPLARVVKGKDGLYSFPTSLPAEAKVSKSNETTKAIEALASNMTKPNQNVGVDVELISSINVENETFLERNFTDAERSYCEAAANPQSSFAGRWSAKEAIFKSLGVASKGAGCALNEIEIVVSSTGAPEVVLHGEAASAASTAGVKSVSVSISHDDVQSVSVAIAQK